In Brachypodium distachyon strain Bd21 chromosome 2, Brachypodium_distachyon_v3.0, whole genome shotgun sequence, one genomic interval encodes:
- the LOC100839993 gene encoding protein MLN51 homolog, which yields MASGKGDRFSPSHPLPLPVHTQREPEPEEEEHIEKAFQIPPSPPLNPSSLAPDSPDPSSDLGDLSRLASMADKETKLDPEGAVEVEQEEDYESDLDDAPLPAVRRRAAASDEEEGEDSEEDGGLPLPRRKAGSDEESDGQGAAEVYDQELYEEEEDEGGYEEYEEDFEQGRGGVVAAEVVVAPTEAEGVKEGGEAGETAAGEEVEGKKESEPFAVPTTGAFYMHDDRFQEARGRGRGRRMLSNRKLWPKEEQEWVHDRFDEMHPRDYNNGNIRNLRGRFRGRGGGPGGRTRGVSRGNFRGGNRSRSQYHDGNQNYCYVPKGSHISHDNTKNSRQALPENVKTRAPKPSQAHNDDVNNFDVVPKESRTYYADSRNQPSHKNTPRVIRGRGSKRYQPRWRSTTELSSEQNNKSQNPENASSNANLGKQQPQNSNSSRPGQGLAIKQSFASNLNSASPPFYPSRPPHRELPAGPSVGLGEAGTGSPALHSSPSSSNSQFPIATNQVIRDSVQSSHPVVQQWSVQSSTQSTPRMPGQMFCARIGISDEMPSSTQAVSTVTTEDTGISSPRGSNKVIPRMTVKGHHGGQGEEHAPFLYGRGQVLGATGSFSLGDQGFHGTPALFPVMQFGGQHPGRPGVPSIGMALPGFVSHQQLGLSNSEMAWLPILAGSSGGLGATYGSPYIAMDGNYYSRPSEQESSSVSPREPSAVNAPSQLKSPEITELVNDELIQHRVVNDELSQRRNKPRRYSEMNFGQ from the exons ATGGCGTCAGGAAAGGGCGACAGGTTTTCTCCGTCCCATCCCCTCCCTCTTCCCGTCCACACGCAGAGAGAGCCCgagcccgaggaagaagaacacatcGAGAAGGCTTTCCAGATTCCGCCGAGTCCCCCGCTGAACCCTAGCTCTCTCGCGCCCGATTCTCCGGATCCGTCTAGCGATCTCGGCGATCTCTCTCGGCTGGCGTCAATGGCCGACAAGGAGACGAAGCTTGATCCGGAGGGGGCAGTGGAGGTGGAACAGGAGGAGGACTACGAGAGCGAcctcgacgacgcgcccctCCCGGCGGTGAggcgccgcgccgcggcgagcgacgaggaagagggggaggactcggaggaggacggcgggtTGCCCTTGCCCCGCAGGAAGGCCGGATCCGACGAGGAGTCTGACGGGCAGGGCGCCGCCGAGGTGTACGACCAGGAGCTttacgaggaggaggaggatgagggtGGGTACGAGGAGTACGAGGAGGATTTCGAGCAAGGCCGCGGTGGGGTGGTGGCCGCCGAGGTGGTTGTTGCGCCGACAGAGGCAGAGGGGGTCAAGGAGGGAGGGGAAGCcggggagacggcggcgggagaggaggtggaggggaagaaggagagcGAGCCCTTTGCCGTGCCGACGACGGGCGCTTTCTACATGCACGACGACCGCTTCCAGGAGGCCCGCGGCCGTGGGCGAGGAAG GAGAATGCTGAGTAATAGAAAGTTGTGGCCTAAAGAGGAGCAAGAGTGGGTCCATGACAGATTTGATGAGATGCATCCACGTGATTATAATAATGGAAAC ATAAGAAATTTGAGAGGTCGCTTTAGAGGGCGTGGTGGTGGACCTGGCGGTAGGACTCGTGGTGTTAGCCGTGGTAATTTCAGAGGAGGCAACAGATCTCGATCACAGTATCATGATGGTAACCAGAACTATTGTTACGTTCCAAAGGGGTCTCATATTAGCCATGATAATACAAAGAATTCTAGACAGGCCCTGCCTGAGAACGTGAAGACCAGAGCACCTAAACCTTCTCAGGCCCACAATGATGATGTCAATAACTTTGATGTGGTTCCAAAAGAATCTCGCACTTACTATGCTGATTCCAGAAATCAACCAAGTCATAAAAATACACCAAGAGTAATTCGAGGCAGAGGTTCTAAGCGGTACCAACCACGTTGGAGGAGTACCACTGAGCTGTCTTCGGAGCAAAACAATAA ATCACAGAATCCAGAAAATGCTTCTTCAAATGCAAACTTGGGGAAACAGCAAcctcaaaattcaaattcttCTCGCCCTGGGCAAGGTTTAGCAATTAAGCAATCATTTGCATCAAACTTGAATTCAGCTTCGCCACCCTTTTATCCTTCTAGGCCACCCCACCGTGAACTACCAGCTGGTCCATCTGTTGGGCTTGGTGAAGCTGGCACAGGCAGTCCTGCTCTGCATTCATctccatcatcatcaaatAGTCAATTTCCTATAGCAACTAATCAAGTAATTAGAGATTCTGTTCAGTCCTCGCATCCAGTTGTTCAACAATGGTCAGTTCAGTCATCTACTCAATCCACACCAAGGATGCCCGGCCAGATGTTTTGTGCACGAATTGGTATTAGTGATGAAATGCCATCTTCCACACAAGCTGTGTCTACAGTTACGACTGAAGACACTGGAATTTCTTCACCTCGTGGATCAAACAAAGTTATTCCTCGAATGACAGTGAAGGGACACCATGGTGGCCAGGGAGAAGAGCATGCGCCTTTTCTTTATGGTAGAGGTCAGGTTCTAGGGGCTACAGGAAGCTTTTCACTTGGTGACCAAGGTTTTCATGGCACCCCAGCACTCTTCCCAG TTATGCAGTTTGGAGGTCAACATCCAGGTCGACCTGGTGTTCCTTCAATTGGTATGGCTCTACCAGGATTTGTGTCTCACCAACAACTTGGCCTGAGCAATTCTGAGATGGCCTG GCTCCCAATATTGGCTGGTTCCTCTGGAGGTTTAGGAGCAACTTATGGCTCGCCTTACATCGCCATGGATGGCAACTATTATTCCCGACCTTCTGAGCAGGAATCTTCATCAGTTTCTCCTAG AGAACCTAGTGCCGTTAATGCCCCTTCTCAGTTGAAGTCCCCAGAAATAACAG AGCTTGTAAATGATGAGCTTATACAACATCGGGTTGTAAATGATGAGCTTAGCCAACGTCGAAACAAACCTCGCCG ATACTCGGAGATGAACTTTGGCCAATGA